In Rhodamnia argentea isolate NSW1041297 chromosome 1, ASM2092103v1, whole genome shotgun sequence, the genomic window ATTGCCGGGTGCAAAGCGAGCACTGTAAGAGGAGAGGATGGGTGCGTGACATCGACTACTACgacgacaccgaatgtgaacaGTGCATATGCCGATCGGAGATAGAAATCCTCTACAAGTATGGCGGACACCCGTGATCacgagagtttttttttttctttatcaatgCGGTCTATAAATCAATAACGGAGATTCTTACGTGGGACACCACTTTAAAGGAAGAAACTGCACGCACCTTAAGAAATTCTTGGAGAGATTTCAAACGACACCTCGACTGTCTCCATAATCTATGATTCTCCGACTTGTTATTTTGAGCATCCACGATAGGCTGTGCCATTTCAAACAAGCGAAGTGCGAGAAATTTCTGTCCATAGACTTATTTTGGATCGTTCATTGTAATATGTGGTAAGGATTTCGTGGTGTGTCACGAAATTTGGGAAGTCCGTGTTGAATGTACGGACTGCGTATAGAACAGTGGCGCATAAGCTTTTGAGATAAAGGGCTCGCGCTCGTCCGACCGCTCCGAGAGATTGTAGAATGGCTGGAAACATGGTCTGCTCTTGTTCTTGATGATTTCTAAGCCAAAATTCTTTTGTTCGAACCTGCGATTTTTTGTTctgacaccaaaaaaaaaaaaaaaaaaatcctgcgATTTTTAGTTCAAATGGAACCTAACCTCGTATAAAGAATTTGGCGCGCGACTAGATTTTTTGGTATCAGGGTATGGTTTTGGCGGAGGAGCTTCACCACCGTCGGCGGCCGCCGCCGTCGCGGAGGAGCTCGTCCCTGGCTTCAATTTCTCCCGGTGCAGCTACCTCCAGAGCCTTCTCCGACCTTCAGTCATCAAGTAGGTCCTCGCACTACCTCCGAATTTCTCCGATTAGATTCCGCGGCCGTTCAGAATCTAAATGGAAGTATGGATTACGCGATCCGGTGCGTGAGTTTTTTTGATCAAATGTTTGTGCATTCGCCGTTCGAAGGGATTATTGGAGTTGGGAAGGCACGGATTGAAGCTGTTGAAGCGGAGTCCGTGGTCGTTCACGCCGTGTCTCGACGGACGCTACGGCTGCTGGGGCCTGACAAGGAGCTTAATCACGCGCAGATTTCGGAGTTTCTCGACACGCGACGCAGAGGCTTATCTAGGGCCTGACCTCTCAACTGTGCTTCTAGGGACTTGGTTTGGCGACATCCTCGTCGTCGACTGTATGGACTTGCTTCTAGGGACTTGGGGCAAACTGAAAGCATTTCTTCTTAAATCAGGTCAAACACGCGGATTTCGAATGATATCATGttattgcaaaagaaaagaggaactTTAGAGCCAATAAATGAATCCTCTGCTAACTGTTTAACTGCCCATCAAAAGCCAACGCAGACTTCTGCAATTGATGTCAATCTACTCGATTGGATTCACTAGTATTTGCTAGGAACATAGGTATGTGAGTGTTGCGACTGATCTCAACGAAAAGAGCACTTTGCCTTTGCTTAGATAGGTTGTCTTCATGATATTTTGAGGATTTTGAACAGATATGAAAATCAACTTGAGAGTTTCTGCAAAATTATGGATCCCCTTTTTGTTTCACCTCCTCCGGAAACTTCCCGAGAGACATCCTCATTCGCTGAAGGGGCCTACAACGAGCTCGCGACCTCGGGCAAAATGACATGGTGTAAGGCTTCTTCGTCTCATCTGCAGGTTGAATTCGGATTTTGTTGGTGTTGATAATGCATGTTTTGCTTAACCAAAATGGGACGTAAGACTTTTTATGTGTTTTCATCTGACTTTGACAAGAACTTTGTCTAACTTTTACTTTCGCCAGCATTGAAGGTTTTGAGTAAATGGTTTGAGGTTGTAAATCAACCGTTCATTGTTCATGTTTTATTTACTCCGGGTGGAGAAGTTAGAGCAATAACTTTTAATCATAGAGTGAAAACATCTCTTTAATTAAATGATTGATTCATTTGAGAGGAGACTACTTTTGCGGACACATTCTTATCAATAATGTCCTCCCCAATGGGGAAATGATTGGTTAAGGGTAAAAGTTTTCCCTTATCCTGTTTTGATCTTCTCTTGAGGTATGTGATCTGAATCATAAAAAGCAGGGTGAAGCTTATCAAACATCTTATGATGCATAGTACGTCCATTAAATGTTTGGAGAAATATTTGATGCGCAGCTAGTTGCTTTGCTTGATTGTCAGCAGCTGATGTTGATACTATTTGTTACTAGTGCAGACAGACGTTCTGAAGGCAACCCTTGCAACAGATGCTGTCATATAGGGTCAATggcaaggtttttttttttttcacctagCTGAGTACGCATAAGTAGTTTCTAGCTTTTCATGAATCGGGGACTTTCAGAATTCGAGTAAGAATTGTATATCATGAATGAGTTGGAACCATTAGTAATCTTCTGGCCCAACAACTACATGTGCAGGGGAGTGTTCATACACCAAGGAGTGGATACGTGTTGCTGCATCATGTTATGAGTGTATCGCTCTTTCTAAAACATTTGCTCAGTTTGTGTGTAATTATTAGCTGTCAATGATCACAAAAGTCATCTTTGAGTAAATGTTTATGTCACATTTCCTGGAGTACATAGACGTGGCAAACTGCGAGCTTGCTGCTTGTGAAAGGAGCATTAGATAACTAAAAGTCTATACAGCTCTCCATTTTCTGTTGGCAACTCCATTCTGTATTGTTGAGTAAGAGCACACAAATGCATCCTCTTTTCCATGGATGAATTAATTATGCCAAGCTTCATAGACCAAATTATAATTAGGTTTGTCACAGACTTCTGGGGAAGTCCAATAGAGCAACAAACTGGCAGTGAAAAAGTAGCAGCTCCTTTACTCATGCTCGAGAGTTGAGTCCAAGAAGTTAACACATTTTTGGCATGTCCCCACATTTTACTTTTCCAGCTTGGTATAAGGCTAAATTCTGCTTTGAACATTTTGTAACATGCTTAATGTACCTGGAAGTACAGATTTACGAGTTGATTCCTCATTGTGGATAGTTTTCGTCCGTGCTATCTGGTTTTATCTTATGCCTGGTTTGGAAGGGTGGTTTAGAGTTTCATTGAGATGATTAGAGaatgttaaataaattaataaataaattaatacaATTTTAAGCTTTCTTAGAATAGTTCTTGGTCTTTCCTGCTTGCAGGTATGTTAAAGGTGGGGATGGGTTCAGTGTCCTTGGCTATTAGTAACGCCACAAACGAAGCTGGAGCTTTGATCATGACGAATGCAGATGTATTGTCTGTTGTGCCTTACTGGGTCATAGTTTCTCTTGCTGATTTTGGAACCACATAATGTCCCTTTAATCTGGCACACGACATAGCATTAAGAGATCTACTTATGCTCTGATTggttattattttcatttttatttctgagGTGTTTCATTCATATTGTCTTGAATCGCACCAACAGGTTTTTCTGAACTTCCTCAAGCCCCTTGTAAGTCCTGCCATGTAGGCAGGACtatttttttgtacttgtgGATGCTTGTCCTTGTATCAGACTTCTCTCGTTCTATTTTTGATATGCTATTGTGCAAACATCGTTGTTTAGGTTTCTCAGCTGATGCTTGATGAGTATGGCAGAGTGAAGGGTGTAAGCTTCAAAACGTGAAGCTCCTTAGGAACCAAATTTGGGCTCTTCAGAGAATTATTCTCACATTGCATACATGACTACTATAATTAGGTGCGGCTGGCTGATGGTACAGTCATGCATTCTTCCATTGTTCTATCAAATGCAACTCCTTACAGGACCTTCATGGTTATGAACCTGTTCTGATTCATATTTTCATATACTGATAAAAGATGTAACAGATGACACTTGCCTTTAATACGTAAAATAGTACCATGTAAAAGTTCTCAAGTTGCTGTTGCGTGAATTGTACCTCTAATAGATCTCGTGGGACTTATGCAGGAATTAGTACCTCAAGATGTTCTACCTGATGAATTTCTACGGTTTGCGAAGTACGCTGATTTCACCTTTCTAAGCTCAATTATTGCTTTTGACTGATCTGTATAATATTTTACTTTGTCATCCAGAGGCGCACATACAAATAGTCCATTAAGTCAACAGGTCCCATAGAAAGCCCCAAGTGCTCCCAATGTATATGGCGTAACATGCCCCATCTTTTCTTTACAGTGAGAAAGAACTGCATGAGTACAGTTCATGCTGGTTATTATCAACTGCATTTCCTTCATTACAGTGTCTCTGCAGATTAACGACAGAAATCAGAAAGATTATGTTTTCCTACAAATGTTCGCTGCTGTAAATCTTTAGTTTCGCACGAATGCCACTGAACTAGATCTTGATTAATAAGTCTTAAACCAGTCTCTTGTGTGAAATTTGTTCTTTGGGAAGGAGGTCGGTCATGAATTTCTAGAAACCCAAGTTTGGGACATTAGGTTCCTACATCATCACCACTTCTCCTCAAACAGCACCAACCTTAGTGGGTGAAAAATTATCCCTCTATATTGTTATGTCCAATAATTGAACAGGcgaccacaaaaaataaatcttgCTGTGGACAAATTGCCCTCCTTTCTATCTTGCAAGTTGAGTTATCCTCATGCAGGTCCTCAGCATAGGGGAACAATACATGGTTCTGAGAGGTATACTCTAGGTACATTGTGTattagttgattgtggtcattgcTATTTTTGCATATCTATGTTGTAATTGGCAAAGAGGACATCAACTTGCCGCAATGGTCAATCTGTTTGCTAAACCAGTGGTTATGCTTGTAgtatgaacttttgatacattaatttcaaaattatacGCAGCTTACTCAAACGGTCCAGACTTCGTTGCTTGTTTACTTCACTGCTCTTGATTATTTGTTAACGGGCTTCCCCACCCCCGTTCTAGGTGTTGATTTAGccgaaaaaaaaggaaagaaaggaaagcctCTTGCTTAGCAATAATTGGATTTGCCATATCTAAGATAATCGGTATGTAGTATAAGAGTtcaatgtcaaacaagaaacATTCTACCacctcaaaatcatttttcgagcATTTTTGGAACATCATCAAGTTTCAAATTCTGACATATATGGGCGGACTTTATTTGATGGTATGGAGGAAATTGACTCGGCTTGTCAAGACGCTGTCAATGGATTGCTATCAAGTGGTGTTTTTGAATGTTTAACAAATTGGGAAAGAACAACATACCGGTTTATACTGGTAGGGACCAATATTGAGCTTTTAGCAAATGTTAAAGGCTCcaattaatgaaaataattagttgTATATTTTGCTATCAAAATCTTATTAAAAATCCAATTACCCCTTTGAAGTAAAATTCTATATCTACTGTTCATCTTCCTGAGCGAGGGCGGTGGGAGAAAGTTGACAAGGCCAAATATGGCTGGCGAGGTCGTACGACTCGGACGATTGTCACTTGGGGTCGCGCGACCCTCGTCAAGAGACCTCGGCCAATGGCCTGAGCCTTTTGCTGGCTCCAACGAagggcttgattttttttaagaaaaaagagctCTTGCAGCCAAAttcctttgcaatttttttttggccaaacacTATTTAActtaaagttgcttttcaaacgatttttttttaaccgaacGCCATTTGAATTTCTCCAAAGCTCCTTAAAcgcttttgcattttttcaaaaccaatttttaaAACCAAACCAAACGCAGTCTTAGAACTTGACAAATTAGAACCAAAAAGAGGGGGTGTCGGCCGAGCTCGCCAGAGATCATTCATATAAAACtccttggaaaataaaaattagtagTACTTTGCAAGATAGAGAAACCGCACTTGAAAACTCGCGACTACACATGCAACAACTTACAGGTTAATTCCTAATATATATAAGGCTAGTTGTTACAGAAaatataaactatttttttaaccacgaaaaaactcaaattgatatacttatgataaatttactcaaaactatttttttgacaaagaaaaaccctaagttggtatatctgtgataaatttatcctccattaaattggattaatattacgaaaaaccttaaattgataaatctgtGACAAGCGGaaggtaaaaatttcaaactagcaCACCCATGAACCGCCACATgccatctaacttagcaatttgacggttaaatttaaagaaaaataacatagggtaaatttgtcacaagtgtaccgatttaaaataaatttgtcacaaatgtatcagtttgaaattttttatgataaaaaataatttgagtaaatttatcataagtacaTCAGTTTGGgctttttcgtgatattaacaaaaaaaaaaaaattgagcaaaaactGGGGAAGTGTACTTGGAGAAGCCCTAGCAATTACTTTAGCAACGTCCAACGTTCAACTAAACTCAAGCTTAAGCGCACCCAACTTTCTCGCGGCCGGCATCAATGAACAGCGACGAAGTGGCTGCTCACGACGACGATGAGGACGACAATATCGACCCTCTCGCAATCCTCTTACCTCCACCGGAAGACGACGGCGACGGAGAAGAAGGCAATCCCGCCCAACCCAACCAACTGGAGCATCACCACCTCCGGTCAGTCAACGCCACCATCGCCATCCGCCAGCTTCCTTCGCAGGGCCTCTCCTTCCAGCTCTGGCCGGCCGCTACCACTCTCCTCAACCTCCTCGACTCCCACATTTCCGACCCCGCCGCGGGCCCCCTCTCCCCGATCCTTGCCGACCGCCGCTGCCCTGGCCAACGGCGGCTCAGCATCCTCGAGCTCGGCTCCGGCACCGGCCTCGTCGGGATCGCCGCCGCTGTCGCCCTCGGCGCCGATGTCACCGTCACCGACCTCCCGCACGTGGTCCCCAACCTCCAGTTCAGCGTCGACGCGAACGCGGCGGCCCTGGCGGCGGGCTCAGGCGGAGGAGGGGCGGTCCGCGTGGCGGCGCTCAGGTGGGGGAAGGCGGAGGACGTCAGGGCTCTGGGGGAGGAGTACGACGTGATCCTGGCCTCGGACGTGGTGTACTACGATCACCTGTACGACCCTCTGGTGGAGACACTGCGATGGCTGTTCGAAGGGAGCGACAGGAGGGAGGAGATGGTGTTCGTGATGGCTCACCTGAGGAGGTGGAAGAAGGACTCGGCCTTCTTCAGGAAGGCAAGGAAAGCGTTTGACGTGGAGGTGATACACATGGATGAGCCGCGTGGCGGGTCGAGGATCGGAGTGGTCGTCTACCGTTTCGACTGGAAGAGGAAAAGGGCTGCGAAATGCGCGACTCCATCGGACACCGTCTCTTCCGATTTAACTAAGCATTCGGTATGAGATTGATTGTTGACTCTTCCGATTTAACTAAGCATTCCATATGAGATTGACTGTTGACACCGGAAGAGAGCATTGCAAAGACGAATGCCATCGCCTTTCACTGTTACTTTTTTCTAAGCACGCCAGACTTcacattttcaattttacatTGAGGATTGATGGCTCAACCGCAACTATGATCGGTTTTCATGAACATTCTCAAGATGATCGCCAATTGGGTTTTGCAATCTATTGGCTTCGTGACGTTAGAACATTGAGATGCGGCCTCCCTAAAAGAATTACTTGACTGAAATTAATCACATTTGGTCTTTCAGAGAACTCAATAGATATATGATGAACATTGTTCTGGATGACATTTCTTTACTTACAAGTAAAGCTCCAATCGAAACATAAAACCTCAAACCCTTCAGAAATTCCACACCTACATAGGCACAAGGGAATGATACAATAACATAAAACACCCACCAGAGGAGGGGGCGACAAGGAAAAGAGACATCACAAGCATAAAATATACAACCCCATCTACAAAAAGGTCTCCCTTCAAGGGCAGAAATCGTCAGGGCGCTGTCTCATTGCCGTTCTTTTCCATCTTACAATTCTCTGCTGCAAAATCGATGCCCAATATGTATAAGTAACTCTCATTTGCCAGTGGAGTGGAGTTGCAACATCCTCAGCGATTCAGCTGCCTGACAACAACAGAACTGCTGACATAGTGTGCAGAGCAAGAAAGTCATCTCTTCCTTAAGGGTGAGCCCTTAGCTACAGCTTTCATGTTCTGAGAGTCCCTAAAGCAAACAAAATGGACGAGCGTCTTTCCATTTGGATACACTGCAAATACGCTCGTCCCTATCTTTTTGTTGCAAAGAGAGCACGTACTTTCACTAGTTATCTTCACGACCGCTTTCCTTTGGGTATAAAGTTCATCTTTCACCTGTTTCCATAAGCAAGTTTATCACAACCCAAGGGACATGGTGCATTGAGCAAGTTCTTCATCACATTCCTTTCAAACATATTAGCAATTAGCAGAGAAGTGCTAGTGAGGAGAAATACAAAaggacaaatgaaaaaaaaaaaaaatgaaagacaaGAATCCACGTAAGATTGTGAAGCAGGACCTTTTTCACAGAGAAGAACGATAGTCactcttaaaaaataaaaatcaaaagacaaATGCCGAAAGAAATCCATCAATTCAAGGTTGGAAAAAAATGTACCTGAAGGTTTTCACTCTGCCTCAAACTCTTGATCACCGAGTAGCTCCTGTATGCTTCACTGGACTTCCTAACAAGGGGACCGAGAAACGGAAGCAAATCCTGCA contains:
- the LOC115740116 gene encoding protein N-lysine methyltransferase METTL21D, whose product is MNSDEVAAHDDDEDDNIDPLAILLPPPEDDGDGEEGNPAQPNQLEHHHLRSVNATIAIRQLPSQGLSFQLWPAATTLLNLLDSHISDPAAGPLSPILADRRCPGQRRLSILELGSGTGLVGIAAAVALGADVTVTDLPHVVPNLQFSVDANAAALAAGSGGGGAVRVAALRWGKAEDVRALGEEYDVILASDVVYYDHLYDPLVETLRWLFEGSDRREEMVFVMAHLRRWKKDSAFFRKARKAFDVEVIHMDEPRGGSRIGVVVYRFDWKRKRAAKCATPSDTVSSDLTKHSV